From Anoplopoma fimbria isolate UVic2021 breed Golden Eagle Sablefish chromosome 11, Afim_UVic_2022, whole genome shotgun sequence, one genomic window encodes:
- the LOC129097961 gene encoding oxysterol-binding protein-related protein 7-like isoform X1 — protein sequence MQRFPHHIASMDPQVCPLPLNSSQSVISGLDKSPASTFKPGHSRNSSTGSSKHSKQSRHWEVMDDLQQRDMYSVPGSSGDLSIPGICEGYLMKRRKYPLKGWHKRYFLLEKGILKYSKTQQDIQRGKLHGSLDVSLAVMSVNKKTKGLDLDAGDNIYHLKAKSHDIFYIWLTKLCAHRVFRKNEAMSVHHGVLHALSLSPGTLPGVANMAQSSRATPAHYASLASVYHQEMESPAPAVSSHPGVTSKVSAWLQQTHDIDGTSSGERDLARCQAELAELAQLIQRLHWLEGGLPITNTDLEMRISMQNLSLEKPKRKPGKGFGHARTLSRVEAMGGMFTSSHLSTNSSSGVGSSVKSIPDYVYSQLSNPQVTSPEAKKLHQDIYTSSQRVHASLKSIHEVLTLERERLRQAWTGPDLRHNTSQQLATLCNTMTELDIQSRLTKVHSLSLSSDSSEESFCTVRPDQRTPSMGRPCQRAPSVAESMVEYFDASEVIVCESSSEAEASDESGLSDITTTSNSEPEEGHATATLNYRASLNNVPDKASPVPPNTGRRTVLPASGTDNSHIGIMSILYNNIGKDLSRISMPVALNEPLSLLQRLSEELEYSELLDIANRTDDPYERMVYVAAFSISGYAWASWRNRYKPFNPVLGETYESHREDRGFHYISEQVSHHPPVSACHAESENFTFWQDQRWKNKFWGKSMEMLSSGLVNVALPKYGDHYEWNKAVTCIHNVLSQERWLEHYGEVVIKNTKSDDCTCKITFVKSRYWSSDSSKNEVQGVVLDRAGEVVHRFGGLWHEGIFCDTLSTPKCIWKPNVQPDDYVQFYGFSQYARELNELTPELKPLFPLTDTRFRPDQRLLEEGKVAEADKKKDEVEEKQRERRKEMAKTGEEHMPRFFRKSLDEAGREVWLSNRTYWKLRKDPGFSKTENLDLW from the exons ATGCAACGCTTTCCTCACCACATCGCATCGATGGACCCCCAGGTGTGTCCCCTGCCTCTGAACAGCAGCCAGTCGGTGATCAGCGGCCTGGACAAATCCCCGGCCTCCACATTCAAACCGGGCCACTCACGGAACAGCAGCACCGGCTCCTCCAAACACTCAAAGCAG TCTCGTCACTGGGAGGTGATGGACGACTTGCAGCAACGGGATATGTACTCGGTCCCCGGCTCCTCTGGGGACCTCAGCATCCCTGGGATCTGTGAGGGCTActtgatgaagaggaggaagtacCCGCTCAAAGGCTGGCACAAG AGATACTTCTTGTTGGAGAAAGGAATTCTCAAGTACTCAAAGACACAGCAAGAT ATTCAGAGAGGGAAGCTCCACGGCTCTCTGGACGTCAGCCTTGCTGTCATGTCCGTCAACAAGAAGACCAAAGGCTTAGACCTGGACGCTGGGGACAACATCTACCACCTCAAG GCAAAGAGCCATGACATCTTCTACATCTGGCTGACCAAACTGTGTGCCCATCGTGTGTTCAGGAAAAACGAGGCTATGAGTGTCCATCATGGCGTCCTTCACGCTCTCTCCTTGAGCCCAGGCACCCTGCCAGGCGTGGCCAATATGGCCCAGAGCAGCAGAGCAACG CCCGCTCACTATGCCAGCTTAGCGTCAGTGTACCATCAAGAGATGGAAAGCCCCGCCCCCGCCGTCTCCTCTCACCCAGGGGTGACCAGCAAGGTGTCAGCGTGGCTGCAGCAGACCCACGACATCGACGGGACCTCCAGCGGTGAGAGAG ACCTGGCTCGCTGTCAGGCGGAGCTGGCGGAACTGGCCCAGCTCATCCAGCGTCTCCATTGGCTGGAGGGAGGCCTGCCCATCACTAACACAGACCTGGAGATGCGAATCAGCATGCAG AATCTGTCCCTGGAGAAACCCAAGAGGAAGCCGGGGAAAGGATTCGGTCACGCCCGGACTTTGTCCCGCGTTGAAGCCATGGGGGGAATG TTCACTTCCAGCCACCTGAGCACCAACAGCAGTTCTGGTGTGGGGTCGTCCGTTAAGTCCATCCCCGACTACGTCTACTCTCAGCTGTCCAACCCTCAGGTCACCTCGCCGGAGGCCAAGAAGCTCCACCAGGACATCTACACTTCTTCTCAGAGGG TTCATGCGTCTCTCAAGTCCATTCATGAGGTTTTGACCTTGGAGAGAGAGCGACTGAGGCAGGCCTGGACCGGCCCGGACCTGAGGCACAACACGTCCCAGCAGCTCGCTACGCTCTGCAACACAATGACTGAG CTTGACATACAGTCTCGTCTGACCAAAGTCCATTCGCTTTCCCTGTCCTCTGACTCTTCTGAGGAATCCTTCTGCACCGTCCGTCCTGACCAG AGGACACCCTCCATGGGCCGTCCGTGTCAACGTGCGCCCTCCGTGGCGGAATCCATGGTAGAGTATTTTGACGCTAGCGAGGTGATTGTGTGCGAGAGCTCGTCGGAGGCCGAGGCGTCTGACGAGTCGGGCCTGAGcgacatcaccaccaccagcaaCTCTGAGCCGGAGGAGGGACACG ccacTGCCACCCTCAACTATCGCGCCAGTCTGAACAACGTTCCTGACAAAGCCAGCCCAGTGCCCCCCAATACTG GTCGTCGCACTGTCCTCCCCGCCTCCGGAACAGACAACAGCCACATTGGTATTATGTCCATCCTGTACAACAACATCGGCAAGGACCTGTCCAGAATCTCCATGCCGGTCGCTCTCAACGAGCCACTGTCTCTGCTGCAGAGACTCAGCGAAGAGCTGGAGTACTCAGAGCTGCTAGACATCGCTAACCGCACCGACGATCCATACGAGAGAATG GTTTACGTGGCGGCGTTCTCCATCTCTGGATATGCCTGGGCGTCCTGGAGGAATCGCTACAAACCCTTCAACCCTGTTCTGGGAGAAACATACGAGAGTCACAGAGAAGACCGAGGCTTCCACTACATCAGCGAGCAG GTCAGCCATCACCCACCCGTCTCTGCCTGCCACGCAGAATCCGAAAACTTCACTTTCTGGCAAG atCAGAGATGGAAGAACAAGTTCTGGGGGAAGTCTATGGAGATGCTCTCTTCTGGACTGGTCAACGTTGCACTTCCCAA GTACGGTGACCACTATGAGTGGAACAAGGCAGTGACATGTATCCACAACGTGCTGAGTCAGGAGCGCTGGTTGGAGCACTACGGTGAGGTGgtcatcaaaaacacaaagagcgACGACTGCACCTGCAAGATCACCTTTGTCAAG TCCCGCTACTGGAGCTCAGACAGCAGTAAGAACGAGGTGCAGGGTGTGGTCCTGGACCGGGCCGGAGAGGTGGTTCATCGTTTCGGAGGCCTCTGGCATGAGGGCATTTTCTGTGATACCCTGTCCACACCAAAGTGCATCTGGAAGCCCA ACGTGCAGCCTGATGACTACGTCCAGTTCTACGGCTTCTCACAATACGCCAGAGAACTAAACGAGCTGACTCCAGAACTGAAGCCTCTCTTCCCGCTTACAGACACTCGCTTCAGACCAGACCAGAG GCTCCTGGAGGAGGGGAAGGTAGCAGAAGCAGATAAAAAGAAAGACGAggtggaggagaaacagagggagaggaggaaggagatggCCAAGACAGGGGAGGAGCACATGCCCAGGTTCTTCAG GAAATCTTTGGATGAGGCTGGTAGAGAGGTGTGGCTGAGCAACAGAACCTACTGGAAGCTCCGCAAAGACCCGGGCTTCTCCAAGACTGAAAACCTGGACCTGTGGTAG
- the LOC129097961 gene encoding oxysterol-binding protein-related protein 7-like isoform X2: MQRFPHHIASMDPQVCPLPLNSSQSVISGLDKSPASTFKPGHSRNSSTGSSKHSKQSRHWEVMDDLQQRDMYSVPGSSGDLSIPGICEGYLMKRRKYPLKGWHKRYFLLEKGILKYSKTQQDIQRGKLHGSLDVSLAVMSVNKKTKGLDLDAGDNIYHLKAKSHDIFYIWLTKLCAHRVFRKNEAMSVHHGVLHALSLSPGTLPGVANMAQSSRATPAHYASLASVYHQEMESPAPAVSSHPGVTSKVSAWLQQTHDIDGTSSDLARCQAELAELAQLIQRLHWLEGGLPITNTDLEMRISMQNLSLEKPKRKPGKGFGHARTLSRVEAMGGMFTSSHLSTNSSSGVGSSVKSIPDYVYSQLSNPQVTSPEAKKLHQDIYTSSQRVHASLKSIHEVLTLERERLRQAWTGPDLRHNTSQQLATLCNTMTELDIQSRLTKVHSLSLSSDSSEESFCTVRPDQRTPSMGRPCQRAPSVAESMVEYFDASEVIVCESSSEAEASDESGLSDITTTSNSEPEEGHATATLNYRASLNNVPDKASPVPPNTGRRTVLPASGTDNSHIGIMSILYNNIGKDLSRISMPVALNEPLSLLQRLSEELEYSELLDIANRTDDPYERMVYVAAFSISGYAWASWRNRYKPFNPVLGETYESHREDRGFHYISEQVSHHPPVSACHAESENFTFWQDQRWKNKFWGKSMEMLSSGLVNVALPKYGDHYEWNKAVTCIHNVLSQERWLEHYGEVVIKNTKSDDCTCKITFVKSRYWSSDSSKNEVQGVVLDRAGEVVHRFGGLWHEGIFCDTLSTPKCIWKPNVQPDDYVQFYGFSQYARELNELTPELKPLFPLTDTRFRPDQRLLEEGKVAEADKKKDEVEEKQRERRKEMAKTGEEHMPRFFRKSLDEAGREVWLSNRTYWKLRKDPGFSKTENLDLW; this comes from the exons ATGCAACGCTTTCCTCACCACATCGCATCGATGGACCCCCAGGTGTGTCCCCTGCCTCTGAACAGCAGCCAGTCGGTGATCAGCGGCCTGGACAAATCCCCGGCCTCCACATTCAAACCGGGCCACTCACGGAACAGCAGCACCGGCTCCTCCAAACACTCAAAGCAG TCTCGTCACTGGGAGGTGATGGACGACTTGCAGCAACGGGATATGTACTCGGTCCCCGGCTCCTCTGGGGACCTCAGCATCCCTGGGATCTGTGAGGGCTActtgatgaagaggaggaagtacCCGCTCAAAGGCTGGCACAAG AGATACTTCTTGTTGGAGAAAGGAATTCTCAAGTACTCAAAGACACAGCAAGAT ATTCAGAGAGGGAAGCTCCACGGCTCTCTGGACGTCAGCCTTGCTGTCATGTCCGTCAACAAGAAGACCAAAGGCTTAGACCTGGACGCTGGGGACAACATCTACCACCTCAAG GCAAAGAGCCATGACATCTTCTACATCTGGCTGACCAAACTGTGTGCCCATCGTGTGTTCAGGAAAAACGAGGCTATGAGTGTCCATCATGGCGTCCTTCACGCTCTCTCCTTGAGCCCAGGCACCCTGCCAGGCGTGGCCAATATGGCCCAGAGCAGCAGAGCAACG CCCGCTCACTATGCCAGCTTAGCGTCAGTGTACCATCAAGAGATGGAAAGCCCCGCCCCCGCCGTCTCCTCTCACCCAGGGGTGACCAGCAAGGTGTCAGCGTGGCTGCAGCAGACCCACGACATCGACGGGACCTCCAGCG ACCTGGCTCGCTGTCAGGCGGAGCTGGCGGAACTGGCCCAGCTCATCCAGCGTCTCCATTGGCTGGAGGGAGGCCTGCCCATCACTAACACAGACCTGGAGATGCGAATCAGCATGCAG AATCTGTCCCTGGAGAAACCCAAGAGGAAGCCGGGGAAAGGATTCGGTCACGCCCGGACTTTGTCCCGCGTTGAAGCCATGGGGGGAATG TTCACTTCCAGCCACCTGAGCACCAACAGCAGTTCTGGTGTGGGGTCGTCCGTTAAGTCCATCCCCGACTACGTCTACTCTCAGCTGTCCAACCCTCAGGTCACCTCGCCGGAGGCCAAGAAGCTCCACCAGGACATCTACACTTCTTCTCAGAGGG TTCATGCGTCTCTCAAGTCCATTCATGAGGTTTTGACCTTGGAGAGAGAGCGACTGAGGCAGGCCTGGACCGGCCCGGACCTGAGGCACAACACGTCCCAGCAGCTCGCTACGCTCTGCAACACAATGACTGAG CTTGACATACAGTCTCGTCTGACCAAAGTCCATTCGCTTTCCCTGTCCTCTGACTCTTCTGAGGAATCCTTCTGCACCGTCCGTCCTGACCAG AGGACACCCTCCATGGGCCGTCCGTGTCAACGTGCGCCCTCCGTGGCGGAATCCATGGTAGAGTATTTTGACGCTAGCGAGGTGATTGTGTGCGAGAGCTCGTCGGAGGCCGAGGCGTCTGACGAGTCGGGCCTGAGcgacatcaccaccaccagcaaCTCTGAGCCGGAGGAGGGACACG ccacTGCCACCCTCAACTATCGCGCCAGTCTGAACAACGTTCCTGACAAAGCCAGCCCAGTGCCCCCCAATACTG GTCGTCGCACTGTCCTCCCCGCCTCCGGAACAGACAACAGCCACATTGGTATTATGTCCATCCTGTACAACAACATCGGCAAGGACCTGTCCAGAATCTCCATGCCGGTCGCTCTCAACGAGCCACTGTCTCTGCTGCAGAGACTCAGCGAAGAGCTGGAGTACTCAGAGCTGCTAGACATCGCTAACCGCACCGACGATCCATACGAGAGAATG GTTTACGTGGCGGCGTTCTCCATCTCTGGATATGCCTGGGCGTCCTGGAGGAATCGCTACAAACCCTTCAACCCTGTTCTGGGAGAAACATACGAGAGTCACAGAGAAGACCGAGGCTTCCACTACATCAGCGAGCAG GTCAGCCATCACCCACCCGTCTCTGCCTGCCACGCAGAATCCGAAAACTTCACTTTCTGGCAAG atCAGAGATGGAAGAACAAGTTCTGGGGGAAGTCTATGGAGATGCTCTCTTCTGGACTGGTCAACGTTGCACTTCCCAA GTACGGTGACCACTATGAGTGGAACAAGGCAGTGACATGTATCCACAACGTGCTGAGTCAGGAGCGCTGGTTGGAGCACTACGGTGAGGTGgtcatcaaaaacacaaagagcgACGACTGCACCTGCAAGATCACCTTTGTCAAG TCCCGCTACTGGAGCTCAGACAGCAGTAAGAACGAGGTGCAGGGTGTGGTCCTGGACCGGGCCGGAGAGGTGGTTCATCGTTTCGGAGGCCTCTGGCATGAGGGCATTTTCTGTGATACCCTGTCCACACCAAAGTGCATCTGGAAGCCCA ACGTGCAGCCTGATGACTACGTCCAGTTCTACGGCTTCTCACAATACGCCAGAGAACTAAACGAGCTGACTCCAGAACTGAAGCCTCTCTTCCCGCTTACAGACACTCGCTTCAGACCAGACCAGAG GCTCCTGGAGGAGGGGAAGGTAGCAGAAGCAGATAAAAAGAAAGACGAggtggaggagaaacagagggagaggaggaaggagatggCCAAGACAGGGGAGGAGCACATGCCCAGGTTCTTCAG GAAATCTTTGGATGAGGCTGGTAGAGAGGTGTGGCTGAGCAACAGAACCTACTGGAAGCTCCGCAAAGACCCGGGCTTCTCCAAGACTGAAAACCTGGACCTGTGGTAG
- the LOC129097961 gene encoding oxysterol-binding protein-related protein 7-like isoform X4, with translation MQRFPHHIASMDPQVCPLPLNSSQSVISGLDKSPASTFKPGHSRNSSTGSSKHSKQSRHWEVMDDLQQRDMYSVPGSSGDLSIPGICEGYLMKRRKYPLKGWHKRYFLLEKGILKYSKTQQDIQRGKLHGSLDVSLAVMSVNKKTKGLDLDAGDNIYHLKAKSHDIFYIWLTKLCAHRVFRKNEAMSVHHGVLHALSLSPGTLPGVANMAQSSRATPAHYASLASVYHQEMESPAPAVSSHPGVTSKVSAWLQQTHDIDGTSSDLARCQAELAELAQLIQRLHWLEGGLPITNTDLEMRISMQNLSLEKPKRKPGKGFGHARTLSRVEAMGGMFTSSHLSTNSSSGVGSSVKSIPDYVYSQLSNPQVTSPEAKKLHQDIYTSSQRVHASLKSIHEVLTLERERLRQAWTGPDLRHNTSQQLATLCNTMTERTPSMGRPCQRAPSVAESMVEYFDASEVIVCESSSEAEASDESGLSDITTTSNSEPEEGHATATLNYRASLNNVPDKASPVPPNTGRRTVLPASGTDNSHIGIMSILYNNIGKDLSRISMPVALNEPLSLLQRLSEELEYSELLDIANRTDDPYERMVYVAAFSISGYAWASWRNRYKPFNPVLGETYESHREDRGFHYISEQVSHHPPVSACHAESENFTFWQDQRWKNKFWGKSMEMLSSGLVNVALPKYGDHYEWNKAVTCIHNVLSQERWLEHYGEVVIKNTKSDDCTCKITFVKSRYWSSDSSKNEVQGVVLDRAGEVVHRFGGLWHEGIFCDTLSTPKCIWKPNVQPDDYVQFYGFSQYARELNELTPELKPLFPLTDTRFRPDQRLLEEGKVAEADKKKDEVEEKQRERRKEMAKTGEEHMPRFFRKSLDEAGREVWLSNRTYWKLRKDPGFSKTENLDLW, from the exons ATGCAACGCTTTCCTCACCACATCGCATCGATGGACCCCCAGGTGTGTCCCCTGCCTCTGAACAGCAGCCAGTCGGTGATCAGCGGCCTGGACAAATCCCCGGCCTCCACATTCAAACCGGGCCACTCACGGAACAGCAGCACCGGCTCCTCCAAACACTCAAAGCAG TCTCGTCACTGGGAGGTGATGGACGACTTGCAGCAACGGGATATGTACTCGGTCCCCGGCTCCTCTGGGGACCTCAGCATCCCTGGGATCTGTGAGGGCTActtgatgaagaggaggaagtacCCGCTCAAAGGCTGGCACAAG AGATACTTCTTGTTGGAGAAAGGAATTCTCAAGTACTCAAAGACACAGCAAGAT ATTCAGAGAGGGAAGCTCCACGGCTCTCTGGACGTCAGCCTTGCTGTCATGTCCGTCAACAAGAAGACCAAAGGCTTAGACCTGGACGCTGGGGACAACATCTACCACCTCAAG GCAAAGAGCCATGACATCTTCTACATCTGGCTGACCAAACTGTGTGCCCATCGTGTGTTCAGGAAAAACGAGGCTATGAGTGTCCATCATGGCGTCCTTCACGCTCTCTCCTTGAGCCCAGGCACCCTGCCAGGCGTGGCCAATATGGCCCAGAGCAGCAGAGCAACG CCCGCTCACTATGCCAGCTTAGCGTCAGTGTACCATCAAGAGATGGAAAGCCCCGCCCCCGCCGTCTCCTCTCACCCAGGGGTGACCAGCAAGGTGTCAGCGTGGCTGCAGCAGACCCACGACATCGACGGGACCTCCAGCG ACCTGGCTCGCTGTCAGGCGGAGCTGGCGGAACTGGCCCAGCTCATCCAGCGTCTCCATTGGCTGGAGGGAGGCCTGCCCATCACTAACACAGACCTGGAGATGCGAATCAGCATGCAG AATCTGTCCCTGGAGAAACCCAAGAGGAAGCCGGGGAAAGGATTCGGTCACGCCCGGACTTTGTCCCGCGTTGAAGCCATGGGGGGAATG TTCACTTCCAGCCACCTGAGCACCAACAGCAGTTCTGGTGTGGGGTCGTCCGTTAAGTCCATCCCCGACTACGTCTACTCTCAGCTGTCCAACCCTCAGGTCACCTCGCCGGAGGCCAAGAAGCTCCACCAGGACATCTACACTTCTTCTCAGAGGG TTCATGCGTCTCTCAAGTCCATTCATGAGGTTTTGACCTTGGAGAGAGAGCGACTGAGGCAGGCCTGGACCGGCCCGGACCTGAGGCACAACACGTCCCAGCAGCTCGCTACGCTCTGCAACACAATGACTGAG AGGACACCCTCCATGGGCCGTCCGTGTCAACGTGCGCCCTCCGTGGCGGAATCCATGGTAGAGTATTTTGACGCTAGCGAGGTGATTGTGTGCGAGAGCTCGTCGGAGGCCGAGGCGTCTGACGAGTCGGGCCTGAGcgacatcaccaccaccagcaaCTCTGAGCCGGAGGAGGGACACG ccacTGCCACCCTCAACTATCGCGCCAGTCTGAACAACGTTCCTGACAAAGCCAGCCCAGTGCCCCCCAATACTG GTCGTCGCACTGTCCTCCCCGCCTCCGGAACAGACAACAGCCACATTGGTATTATGTCCATCCTGTACAACAACATCGGCAAGGACCTGTCCAGAATCTCCATGCCGGTCGCTCTCAACGAGCCACTGTCTCTGCTGCAGAGACTCAGCGAAGAGCTGGAGTACTCAGAGCTGCTAGACATCGCTAACCGCACCGACGATCCATACGAGAGAATG GTTTACGTGGCGGCGTTCTCCATCTCTGGATATGCCTGGGCGTCCTGGAGGAATCGCTACAAACCCTTCAACCCTGTTCTGGGAGAAACATACGAGAGTCACAGAGAAGACCGAGGCTTCCACTACATCAGCGAGCAG GTCAGCCATCACCCACCCGTCTCTGCCTGCCACGCAGAATCCGAAAACTTCACTTTCTGGCAAG atCAGAGATGGAAGAACAAGTTCTGGGGGAAGTCTATGGAGATGCTCTCTTCTGGACTGGTCAACGTTGCACTTCCCAA GTACGGTGACCACTATGAGTGGAACAAGGCAGTGACATGTATCCACAACGTGCTGAGTCAGGAGCGCTGGTTGGAGCACTACGGTGAGGTGgtcatcaaaaacacaaagagcgACGACTGCACCTGCAAGATCACCTTTGTCAAG TCCCGCTACTGGAGCTCAGACAGCAGTAAGAACGAGGTGCAGGGTGTGGTCCTGGACCGGGCCGGAGAGGTGGTTCATCGTTTCGGAGGCCTCTGGCATGAGGGCATTTTCTGTGATACCCTGTCCACACCAAAGTGCATCTGGAAGCCCA ACGTGCAGCCTGATGACTACGTCCAGTTCTACGGCTTCTCACAATACGCCAGAGAACTAAACGAGCTGACTCCAGAACTGAAGCCTCTCTTCCCGCTTACAGACACTCGCTTCAGACCAGACCAGAG GCTCCTGGAGGAGGGGAAGGTAGCAGAAGCAGATAAAAAGAAAGACGAggtggaggagaaacagagggagaggaggaaggagatggCCAAGACAGGGGAGGAGCACATGCCCAGGTTCTTCAG GAAATCTTTGGATGAGGCTGGTAGAGAGGTGTGGCTGAGCAACAGAACCTACTGGAAGCTCCGCAAAGACCCGGGCTTCTCCAAGACTGAAAACCTGGACCTGTGGTAG
- the LOC129097961 gene encoding oxysterol-binding protein-related protein 7-like isoform X3: MQRFPHHIASMDPQVCPLPLNSSQSVISGLDKSPASTFKPGHSRNSSTGSSKHSKQSRHWEVMDDLQQRDMYSVPGSSGDLSIPGICEGYLMKRRKYPLKGWHKRYFLLEKGILKYSKTQQDIQRGKLHGSLDVSLAVMSVNKKTKGLDLDAGDNIYHLKAKSHDIFYIWLTKLCAHRVFRKNEAMSVHHGVLHALSLSPGTLPGVANMAQSSRATPAHYASLASVYHQEMESPAPAVSSHPGVTSKVSAWLQQTHDIDGTSSGERDLARCQAELAELAQLIQRLHWLEGGLPITNTDLEMRISMQNLSLEKPKRKPGKGFGHARTLSRVEAMGGMFTSSHLSTNSSSGVGSSVKSIPDYVYSQLSNPQVTSPEAKKLHQDIYTSSQRVHASLKSIHEVLTLERERLRQAWTGPDLRHNTSQQLATLCNTMTERTPSMGRPCQRAPSVAESMVEYFDASEVIVCESSSEAEASDESGLSDITTTSNSEPEEGHATATLNYRASLNNVPDKASPVPPNTGRRTVLPASGTDNSHIGIMSILYNNIGKDLSRISMPVALNEPLSLLQRLSEELEYSELLDIANRTDDPYERMVYVAAFSISGYAWASWRNRYKPFNPVLGETYESHREDRGFHYISEQVSHHPPVSACHAESENFTFWQDQRWKNKFWGKSMEMLSSGLVNVALPKYGDHYEWNKAVTCIHNVLSQERWLEHYGEVVIKNTKSDDCTCKITFVKSRYWSSDSSKNEVQGVVLDRAGEVVHRFGGLWHEGIFCDTLSTPKCIWKPNVQPDDYVQFYGFSQYARELNELTPELKPLFPLTDTRFRPDQRLLEEGKVAEADKKKDEVEEKQRERRKEMAKTGEEHMPRFFRKSLDEAGREVWLSNRTYWKLRKDPGFSKTENLDLW; this comes from the exons ATGCAACGCTTTCCTCACCACATCGCATCGATGGACCCCCAGGTGTGTCCCCTGCCTCTGAACAGCAGCCAGTCGGTGATCAGCGGCCTGGACAAATCCCCGGCCTCCACATTCAAACCGGGCCACTCACGGAACAGCAGCACCGGCTCCTCCAAACACTCAAAGCAG TCTCGTCACTGGGAGGTGATGGACGACTTGCAGCAACGGGATATGTACTCGGTCCCCGGCTCCTCTGGGGACCTCAGCATCCCTGGGATCTGTGAGGGCTActtgatgaagaggaggaagtacCCGCTCAAAGGCTGGCACAAG AGATACTTCTTGTTGGAGAAAGGAATTCTCAAGTACTCAAAGACACAGCAAGAT ATTCAGAGAGGGAAGCTCCACGGCTCTCTGGACGTCAGCCTTGCTGTCATGTCCGTCAACAAGAAGACCAAAGGCTTAGACCTGGACGCTGGGGACAACATCTACCACCTCAAG GCAAAGAGCCATGACATCTTCTACATCTGGCTGACCAAACTGTGTGCCCATCGTGTGTTCAGGAAAAACGAGGCTATGAGTGTCCATCATGGCGTCCTTCACGCTCTCTCCTTGAGCCCAGGCACCCTGCCAGGCGTGGCCAATATGGCCCAGAGCAGCAGAGCAACG CCCGCTCACTATGCCAGCTTAGCGTCAGTGTACCATCAAGAGATGGAAAGCCCCGCCCCCGCCGTCTCCTCTCACCCAGGGGTGACCAGCAAGGTGTCAGCGTGGCTGCAGCAGACCCACGACATCGACGGGACCTCCAGCGGTGAGAGAG ACCTGGCTCGCTGTCAGGCGGAGCTGGCGGAACTGGCCCAGCTCATCCAGCGTCTCCATTGGCTGGAGGGAGGCCTGCCCATCACTAACACAGACCTGGAGATGCGAATCAGCATGCAG AATCTGTCCCTGGAGAAACCCAAGAGGAAGCCGGGGAAAGGATTCGGTCACGCCCGGACTTTGTCCCGCGTTGAAGCCATGGGGGGAATG TTCACTTCCAGCCACCTGAGCACCAACAGCAGTTCTGGTGTGGGGTCGTCCGTTAAGTCCATCCCCGACTACGTCTACTCTCAGCTGTCCAACCCTCAGGTCACCTCGCCGGAGGCCAAGAAGCTCCACCAGGACATCTACACTTCTTCTCAGAGGG TTCATGCGTCTCTCAAGTCCATTCATGAGGTTTTGACCTTGGAGAGAGAGCGACTGAGGCAGGCCTGGACCGGCCCGGACCTGAGGCACAACACGTCCCAGCAGCTCGCTACGCTCTGCAACACAATGACTGAG AGGACACCCTCCATGGGCCGTCCGTGTCAACGTGCGCCCTCCGTGGCGGAATCCATGGTAGAGTATTTTGACGCTAGCGAGGTGATTGTGTGCGAGAGCTCGTCGGAGGCCGAGGCGTCTGACGAGTCGGGCCTGAGcgacatcaccaccaccagcaaCTCTGAGCCGGAGGAGGGACACG ccacTGCCACCCTCAACTATCGCGCCAGTCTGAACAACGTTCCTGACAAAGCCAGCCCAGTGCCCCCCAATACTG GTCGTCGCACTGTCCTCCCCGCCTCCGGAACAGACAACAGCCACATTGGTATTATGTCCATCCTGTACAACAACATCGGCAAGGACCTGTCCAGAATCTCCATGCCGGTCGCTCTCAACGAGCCACTGTCTCTGCTGCAGAGACTCAGCGAAGAGCTGGAGTACTCAGAGCTGCTAGACATCGCTAACCGCACCGACGATCCATACGAGAGAATG GTTTACGTGGCGGCGTTCTCCATCTCTGGATATGCCTGGGCGTCCTGGAGGAATCGCTACAAACCCTTCAACCCTGTTCTGGGAGAAACATACGAGAGTCACAGAGAAGACCGAGGCTTCCACTACATCAGCGAGCAG GTCAGCCATCACCCACCCGTCTCTGCCTGCCACGCAGAATCCGAAAACTTCACTTTCTGGCAAG atCAGAGATGGAAGAACAAGTTCTGGGGGAAGTCTATGGAGATGCTCTCTTCTGGACTGGTCAACGTTGCACTTCCCAA GTACGGTGACCACTATGAGTGGAACAAGGCAGTGACATGTATCCACAACGTGCTGAGTCAGGAGCGCTGGTTGGAGCACTACGGTGAGGTGgtcatcaaaaacacaaagagcgACGACTGCACCTGCAAGATCACCTTTGTCAAG TCCCGCTACTGGAGCTCAGACAGCAGTAAGAACGAGGTGCAGGGTGTGGTCCTGGACCGGGCCGGAGAGGTGGTTCATCGTTTCGGAGGCCTCTGGCATGAGGGCATTTTCTGTGATACCCTGTCCACACCAAAGTGCATCTGGAAGCCCA ACGTGCAGCCTGATGACTACGTCCAGTTCTACGGCTTCTCACAATACGCCAGAGAACTAAACGAGCTGACTCCAGAACTGAAGCCTCTCTTCCCGCTTACAGACACTCGCTTCAGACCAGACCAGAG GCTCCTGGAGGAGGGGAAGGTAGCAGAAGCAGATAAAAAGAAAGACGAggtggaggagaaacagagggagaggaggaaggagatggCCAAGACAGGGGAGGAGCACATGCCCAGGTTCTTCAG GAAATCTTTGGATGAGGCTGGTAGAGAGGTGTGGCTGAGCAACAGAACCTACTGGAAGCTCCGCAAAGACCCGGGCTTCTCCAAGACTGAAAACCTGGACCTGTGGTAG